The Scleropages formosus chromosome 3, fSclFor1.1, whole genome shotgun sequence genome contains the following window.
GAACAGCAGGGTTACCACGGTTACCGCACGCAGCGACCGCACCGGACCTCCTGGTTGCCAGCGTGTTCGCacgtgtctttgtgtgtgtgctgctcgAGCGTTTGGTTAATCTTGGAGGTTCTGGCCTCGCGCGGGAAGCCGGTCCTGCGGTCCATCTTGAGAAAGTGGACACACGTGGACGGCAGCGAAGGCACGTTGGTGTCCTGCTTTTACTCGTTTATCGCTGCgtggtgtgtgacagcagggggcgtaacGGTGAACACCAccacctttggactcgaaggatCCGGGTTTGAAAAcgaccacctgctgtagtagtGCTGATCAAAAtactgaattgatactgtaaaaatgacccggctgtataaatgggtaaatcggtgtaagtaacTCGGCTCCGcgcgtcagataaataaataaatttaaatgttatctCACAGGCCATGAAGAGTGCTGTGATGGACACACTAGACCCTGTGATTTGTGAGTCAGACACGTCTCCGTGGCTCATCGTATCCGGATTAAGTCGGAGGCTgtcttttaaaaactgtttctaAATGTGTTcatgagtaaataaatgatgaattAATGGTTTGGTCATCGTAGGGGAGGACTCTGAGCTGTGAGCCATTTTTGAGCAATGAGAGAGGGACTTTAACGGGGCTCCCGTGTGGCCCTTGCTGTTTCTAACGGTCCCTCCAGGACGCGGTGTGTGGGTCATTGTCCTGGGGTCTTTGTCCCTGCCGCTATGTAACTGACAGCTTTGTGCTTCAGATTTTTCTGGGGGGCGCTGTTCCACGACAGATTGTTCACTTCGGATTGCGGCCGCTTCTTACACTTGGAAACAAAGAGTGGGTTTTATCCTTTCAGTGAGTGACTGCATTGAGACTCCCAGTCGTTCAGTGGTGTGTGTTCAGGGCagatggggttcaagtccacgGGCATGTAGTAAAATAATCTGAAAAATCGTACATTAGTACAATGTATCAGTTACAGTGTGTGACTGTCATGGTGTGCCGCAGTGTGTCAgactgtatggagtttgcatgttctccccgtgtctttgtgggtttcctccgggtgctctggtttcctcccacagtccaaagacgtgctgttcagattcccccatagtgtgtgagtgacagagatcgtttgtgtgttccactgatgtatggatgagtgacccagtgtaaggagtgtatctagcagtgtaagtcaccgcggtgagtaaggtgtgtgggctgataacactacatagagttcattggaagtcgctttgaagaaaagtctctgagaaataaataaatgtaaatggtgtatCTGTGTCAGTGTTACAGTGTGTCAGTCCTGCAATATGTTCAGTAGTGTTGGTGTTTCGGTGTGTTCTCTGGTCATCGGTCACCTGCGAGTTTGCTCACGTGGTGGTACGTATGTGAATAAACTGCAGTGcagaccagcaggtggcggtCTCATGATTTGGCAGAACTCAGTCCAGTTGGCTTCCCTCTGAGTGTCTGTTCCGTGTCTCTGATCGCAGTAAGAAGACCAAGGATGGGCAGACGCGTGACCTGGGTAGCTCTGCAGACAGCCACTACAGGATTGTTTCGCCAGGATTGCAGTATAAGATGAGCCACCCGCGAGTGGGAAAGtgcatcatcatcaacaacaagaACTTCGATGAGAGAACTGGTACTTTTCTTACTCTTTCCATCTCTTTCCAGAGCATGTTCAGACTCTGGTCAAGCCAGATGGTCTTGGTCAACATAATGCCATTCAGGTTGGGTTTGCTGAATTGCAGGAGGCCAATTCCATGGTGATGCTCTTCACTTTACTGTTCTTTGTGTTTCTCGAACCTGGTTGAGCTTCGCATTGGCCTAAGTGACAAATCCAAACCTGACGTTGCTGACCGCAGTCATGTCTTTCAGGGATGAACGTGAGGAATGGAACCGACCGAGACGCCGGGGAGCTGTCAAAGTGCTTCAAGAATCTGGGTTTCGATGTCCGCGTGTTCAACGACCAGACGTGCGAGAAGATGGAACGGCTGCTCAGGGAAGGTGAGCGCATCCGCTACCGCTTCCGGTCTCCCACGGTCCACCCTCCACAACACTGTCCGTTATGTCTTCATACAAATAGCTGTTCATACAAATCGGGGACTGAAACTAGGGGCTTACGGTCGACAGTGCTGGTTCTTTGGGGCTGGTCACTAAAGGCCTTTGGCTAACAATAGCGACCTTTTGTGGCTAGTAGCTTATCACTTACGGCTACGATCGTGGCTCTTTGTGGCTGATTGCTTAGGGTTAACAAAAACAGTTCATGGGGGTCAGCAGCTCCTCATGGCTGAAGATAACTGATTATGGGGATAACAACTAGTTATGTCATCCTCAATCTGCCGCACCATTACTGACTCGTAAAATAAATTAGCGTCTTCCTCCGCCCTACGCGGGTAATTCTTTCCTTACGTAATGTGAAGAACCCTCGGGAAGGTCAGTTCTCAAAGATGTAACCGTTAGTTTCGATGGTAGAAGTTTTTTTAATGACTCCTATGTGTTgctcttcattaattactccatGATACTGTTTGgctgcactcattcagctcccATGTAGCTACTACGTACTTACCATGTACtatacactgtaaaaaaaacgCTCACAAACGAAATGTACACTGACTCAATGCTTGGtggttttgtattattttgacCTTTAATCCAGAAAAAATTCGAAGAGTAAGGACAGAAGAAGTCAAAGAAAAAGGGAAGTTAAACGAACAGTTACGGAACAAGCCAACAcagtttggacagtccaaacgggaCCATGATTATAAAGGTTGTAGCAGGTGAAACCAGCAAACGAGGGTTTCTGAAGGTTGAGAACTTCAGGAAGGAATGGAGGCAGAGGTGTTGGCAGGTAAAACTGTGACGAACTTTTGTTTCCCAGTCTCGCAGGAGGACCACAGCAACAGCTCCTGCTTCGCCTGCATCCTGCTTAGCCATGGTGAGGAAGGCATGATCTATGGCACTGATGGTGCCATGCCCATCAAGACCATGACGTCCCTCTTCCGGGGGGACATGTGCAAGAGCCTGGTGGGCAAGCCCAAGCTCTTCTTCATCCAGGTGAGCCAGAACTTGCACAACCCAGGGAACTAGACCTCGCAGAATCCACATATTTTATTCCCAAAGGAGGAAGGCCACCTTGAGCCCAGAATGAGCAGTGACTACAATTCCCAGAATTCCTTATTTCCACATTGCTAAGGAGCAAAGCCCAGCAAATTTTTATTTGATAAGTAATGTTAGTCAAATAGTGCTGTGATGTACCACATAATGAAATGCACTGTCTCCTCAGCTTATGAACACCACTGACAGCtgaagtctgttcgtaacttgAATTGTTCATAACTCTATAGTGACTTTTACCCTgagtcataatcaataaaagacTCAACTAATTCTTGGCTTATgtattataaaaacattaaataaatctataataaattaaaaaaaactctagaatttccatttattcatcagttatcaataacagcttgtctGAAGCAGAGTTACAGTGGTTGGAacgctattttttttttttaattaaaactaatttaaaattactggaaACGCATAACCCCCACAACTTTGTATTCAACCCCtattgttgaccaattcatctCATAAACAGGTCCAGTTTTAATCAACTTCTGTCACctttattaactttattatttaaactaATACTCATGTACCTAGATTATTCATAGATTAGGTAAAAATCTTATATATAGCCATAATAAAGTAGTAATTTTAAacgactggaaataaaaatacattctctccagaaactcctgttcagtgtcagttgttgactgatttatccctTAAACAGGTGTATTtcttgtcatcttgttattgaccACCAACGTTCAGGAACACCAGACGCAAACTGTAAACCCTGTGGAAACGAGTTGAATTAAGTTTGTCCCATGCTCCAAcactgtttgggtgctctttactgcaaAATGACAGCTGGAGAAAGGAAACCCAGGTCACTTCTGCTCTGCAACAGATGGAAATTttagggaagagaaaagtgaagaaaatccaattaaaattaaattgggAAATGGATCACAAGGCGCCGGtatatgatttattttacaaGTACACCCAACTTCCTGCGTTCCACCGTTTCCCTCATTTTACGTCCCTGTAGGCTTGTCGAGGGTCAGAGTTCGATGACGGAATACAGACAGACTCTGGGCCTCCAAATGAGACGGAAACAGACGCAAACCCCAGACATAAAATCCCCGTGGAAGCAGACTTCCTGTTTGCCTACTCCACCGTACCAGGTAGTTGCCTCATTCCTACAGCAGGGGGCATGATGTTTAATGGAATGTAATGAAACTGCTGAGACACCCAGCGTTGCCCacagtgtgtatctgtgtgtgtccctcagGTTACTACTCGTGGAGGAACCCTGGGCGCGGCTCCTGGTTTGTGCAGGCCCTCTGCAACGTCCTCAACGAGTACGGCAAGCAGCTGGAGATCATGCAGATCCTCACCAGAGTCAACTACATGGTGGCCACCAGCTTTGAGTCGTGGTCCGAGGACCCGCGCTTCAGCGAGAAG
Protein-coding sequences here:
- the casp7 gene encoding caspase-7, whose translation is MPFDSFSLSNTSDSGLWVQNRTDTCGLFAMAEETPEGLTLRTKGEEGEEQGEEEEYSDTTDAKPDRKGRFLLFGSKKTKDGQTRDLGSSADSHYRIVSPGLQYKMSHPRVGKCIIINNKNFDERTGMNVRNGTDRDAGELSKCFKNLGFDVRVFNDQTCEKMERLLREVSQEDHSNSSCFACILLSHGEEGMIYGTDGAMPIKTMTSLFRGDMCKSLVGKPKLFFIQACRGSEFDDGIQTDSGPPNETETDANPRHKIPVEADFLFAYSTVPGYYSWRNPGRGSWFVQALCNVLNEYGKQLEIMQILTRVNYMVATSFESWSEDPRFSEKKQIPCVVSMLTKELYFN